From the Escherichia marmotae genome, one window contains:
- a CDS encoding IS256-like element IS1414 family transposase, which produces MDEKQLQALANELAKNLKTPEDLSQFDRLLKKLSVEAALNAEMTHHPGYEKNQSRPGANSRNGFSTKTVITGDGPLELRTPRDRDGTFEPQLVKKNQTRITGMDNQILSLYAKGMTTREIAAAFKELYDADVSPALISKVTDAVMEQVVEWQNRPLDAVYPIVYLDCIVLKVRQDSRVINKSVFLALGINIEGQKELLGMWLAENEGAKFWLNVLTELKNRGLNDILIACVDGLKGFPDAINTVYPKARIQLCIVHMVRNSLRFVSWKDYKAVTRDLKAIYQAPTEEAGQQALEAFAAAWDCRYPQISRSWQANWPNLATFFAYPTDIRKVIYTTNAIESLNSVIRHALKKRKVFPTDDSVKKVVWLAIQSASQKWTMPLKDWRMAMSRFIIEFGDRLDGHF; this is translated from the coding sequence ATGGACGAAAAACAGTTACAGGCTCTGGCTAACGAACTGGCCAAAAACCTCAAAACCCCTGAAGACCTCAGTCAGTTTGATCGGCTGCTGAAAAAGCTCAGCGTTGAAGCCGCTCTCAATGCAGAGATGACACACCATCCTGGGTATGAGAAAAATCAGTCCAGACCAGGAGCTAACTCCCGCAACGGTTTTTCCACAAAGACCGTTATCACAGGCGACGGTCCACTGGAACTGCGTACTCCGCGCGATCGTGACGGTACCTTCGAACCACAACTGGTAAAGAAAAATCAGACCCGTATTACCGGGATGGATAACCAGATCCTCTCGTTGTATGCCAAAGGGATGACCACCCGTGAGATAGCTGCTGCGTTCAAAGAACTGTATGACGCAGATGTTTCACCGGCACTGATATCAAAGGTTACCGATGCCGTGATGGAGCAGGTTGTAGAATGGCAAAACCGACCACTGGATGCTGTTTACCCCATTGTTTATCTTGACTGTATCGTCCTGAAAGTTCGGCAGGACAGTCGCGTCATCAACAAATCGGTGTTCCTGGCACTGGGCATCAATATCGAAGGTCAGAAAGAACTGCTGGGTATGTGGCTGGCCGAAAATGAAGGGGCGAAGTTCTGGCTCAATGTGCTGACTGAACTGAAAAACCGCGGTCTGAACGATATCCTCATCGCCTGTGTGGATGGCCTGAAAGGCTTCCCGGATGCCATCAACACAGTATATCCGAAGGCCCGCATCCAGTTATGCATCGTGCATATGGTGCGCAACAGCCTGCGCTTCGTGTCATGGAAGGACTACAAAGCCGTCACTCGCGACCTGAAAGCGATTTATCAGGCTCCCACGGAAGAGGCAGGCCAGCAGGCACTGGAAGCGTTCGCTGCGGCCTGGGACTGTCGCTATCCTCAGATAAGCCGAAGCTGGCAGGCTAACTGGCCGAATCTTGCCACGTTCTTCGCTTATCCAACGGACATCCGCAAAGTGATCTATACGACGAATGCCATCGAGTCGCTAAACAGCGTGATCCGCCATGCGCTCAAAAAGCGTAAAGTGTTCCCGACAGACGACTCGGTGAAAAAAGTGGTGTGGCTGGCAATCCAGTCTGCGTCCCAGAAATGGACGATGCCGTTGAAGGACTGGCGAATGGCAATGAGCCGCTTTATTATCGAGTTCGGTGACCGCCTGGACGGTCACTTCTGA
- a CDS encoding NEL-type E3 ubiquitin ligase domain-containing protein, translating into MSTLPELPSSLEEIHAYRNQISVLPELPVSLKVLYVSGNRLTMLPELPSSLEDIAVRRNRITMLPALPSSLQVLSAGGNRLSILPELPSSLKEIHVSDNLLSELPELPASLKNLNISYNRLSALPELPASLKILNVCHNHISLLSGLPASLEYLNICDNQLTTLPSLPATLETVNAQHNALESLPDFPAGHRSGARVYWFNHNRLTTVPENILSLCPESTVIISDNPLSSRTRQTLLRQTTGLNYRGPQIHFSMSDGQQHTPVRSLPEAVAAWFPESLRSEVSQRWAAFTDEENAATFSAFLDRLADTVTARNAPGFAQQVSEFLEKLSMSEALRQQCFAVAADATRSCEDRVALTWNNLQKTYRVHQASEGEFDSDLTGLLSLGREMYRLEVLEEIAREKVRTLHFVDEIEVSLAFQTMLAEKLELSTAVREMRFYGVSGVTEDDLSSALVRVLSREEREFAEWFARWSPWHAVLKRTEAERWARAEEKKYEMLEREYPHRLAERLSALGLSGDGDAEREAGVRVMEEIETEIYRQLTDEVLALRLPENGSRLHHS; encoded by the coding sequence CTGTCCACACTTCCTGAACTGCCATCGTCTCTTGAAGAGATCCATGCTTACAGAAATCAGATATCGGTACTGCCTGAACTTCCAGTATCATTGAAAGTCCTTTACGTGAGTGGCAATCGTCTGACCATGCTTCCTGAACTGCCCTCATCTCTTGAAGACATCGCGGTCAGAAGAAATCGGATAACCATGCTTCCGGCATTACCTTCTTCGCTGCAAGTACTCAGTGCAGGAGGGAATCGCCTGTCCATACTGCCCGAATTGCCATCATCACTGAAAGAGATTCATGTTTCCGATAATCTTCTGTCCGAACTCCCGGAGCTGCCCGCATCACTGAAAAATCTTAATATAAGCTACAACCGACTCTCTGCTCTTCCTGAATTACCGGCATCACTGAAAATACTTAATGTATGCCATAACCATATCTCCCTCCTCTCCGGCCTGCCAGCATCGCTGGAGTATCTTAATATATGTGATAATCAACTAACCACACTCCCCTCCCTACCTGCAACGCTGGAAACGGTCAATGCGCAACATAATGCGCTGGAAAGTCTGCCAGATTTCCCTGCGGGACACCGTTCAGGCGCGAGAGTGTACTGGTTTAACCACAACCGGCTCACCACTGTTCCGGAAAACATACTCAGCCTCTGTCCTGAGAGTACGGTCATTATCTCCGATAACCCCCTGTCTTCACGGACAAGACAAACGCTGTTACGGCAAACTACGGGACTAAACTACCGTGGCCCGCAGATCCACTTCTCCATGAGCGACGGGCAGCAGCATACGCCAGTCCGTTCCCTCCCTGAAGCCGTGGCTGCATGGTTCCCGGAGTCCCTCCGGTCTGAGGTATCCCAGAGATGGGCGGCATTTACAGACGAAGAGAACGCAGCCACCTTCTCCGCCTTCCTCGACCGTCTTGCAGACACAGTGACGGCACGCAATGCCCCGGGATTCGCTCAGCAGGTGAGTGAATTTCTGGAAAAACTCAGCATGTCTGAAGCACTCCGCCAGCAGTGTTTTGCCGTTGCCGCCGATGCGACGCGGAGCTGTGAAGACCGTGTGGCCCTGACGTGGAATAACCTGCAGAAAACGTACCGTGTTCATCAGGCTTCGGAAGGGGAATTCGACAGCGACCTGACAGGACTGCTCAGCCTTGGCCGTGAAATGTACCGTCTGGAAGTGCTGGAAGAAATAGCCCGGGAGAAAGTCAGAACGCTGCATTTTGTGGATGAGATAGAAGTCAGTCTTGCTTTCCAGACGATGCTGGCGGAGAAACTGGAGCTCAGCACCGCGGTGCGTGAAATGCGGTTCTACGGGGTATCCGGAGTGACAGAGGATGACCTGAGTAGCGCGCTTGTGCGCGTCCTCAGCCGTGAGGAGAGAGAATTTGCGGAGTGGTTTGCGCGGTGGTCTCCGTGGCATGCAGTACTGAAACGAACGGAAGCAGAGCGCTGGGCGCGGGCGGAGGAGAAGAAGTATGAGATGCTGGAGAGGGAATATCCTCATCGGCTGGCAGAGCGGCTTTCGGCGCTGGGTCTGAGCGGTGATGGTGATGCGGAAAGGGAGGCCGGAGTGCGAGTAATGGAGGAGATAGAAACGGAGATTTACCGTCAGCTGACTGACGAGGTACTGGCCCTGCGATTGCCTGAAAACGGCTCACGCCTGCACCATTCATAA
- a CDS encoding DUF4116 domain-containing protein, with protein MPIENTQNNVMSVYSKNITENKSKAKIQKKIQKKIQSVANDMIQPVINEKSLLEKQNLASNIITKTIRNSVADKAYSHMFSTGKAWKEMEMSSTGIKIMRQLSTDNIRKLYRDLTPLNEKETIFFDRMLKMKFTATHASNAIITNENNTMELFSRKKLEQRAIDFEKNHTEPDDINEIGNDDFVFFSLEPGEGGKKNRSRFGKYIYTVDFDNPVFTQIAWGSLQDQILNQTGNVRTHIKGLSEEAYNYLSERNIENKETMFIGKDIKTGLVMSLIKLFRNIPDDDKEKLLSINTVDGMNKLINGIFRPEIKVPRHFFSKDVGVYFTDVKGLKLTSSDFDNKHQMLSAIKECADAFFFASSRLKEDEELIIEAMPDNLKILGHVPEKVKNERALALKLVSTNGLALSYLPDNFKDDLEIVQQAVKNNSDALQFSSTRLKNDRSVVLLAMQHDEQSLKYASEQYRDDETLVFPLIRKDGLFLQYVSDRLKNDKSLVCSAINNNIYAIKYASEELRNSDIMRNAIKNDSALLEFASKRLRDEESLIQEAIQKDSDALMYASDRIKNNEEIVLQAIQKKGQALEYASDSLRNNMRIVSTAVIQNGLALKFASTELRDNEDIVMLAIKNDDRALRYASDRIKTKIMSMKAHLD; from the coding sequence ATGCCAATTGAAAATACGCAGAATAACGTCATGTCAGTGTATAGTAAAAATATCACTGAAAATAAAAGCAAGGCAAAAATACAAAAAAAAATACAAAAAAAAATACAAAGCGTTGCGAATGATATGATACAACCTGTAATAAATGAAAAGAGTTTACTAGAGAAACAAAACTTAGCGTCAAACATTATAACAAAAACCATACGAAATTCTGTGGCTGATAAAGCATATTCTCACATGTTTTCTACAGGAAAAGCATGGAAAGAGATGGAAATGTCATCGACAGGAATTAAAATCATGCGGCAACTATCGACGGATAACATTAGAAAGCTTTACCGAGATCTAACGCCGCTTAATGAGAAAGAGACGATTTTTTTTGATCGAATGCTTAAGATGAAGTTTACCGCCACACATGCTTCAAATGCAATAATTACAAATGAAAACAATACAATGGAGCTGTTTTCTCGGAAGAAATTAGAACAACGTGCTATAGACTTTGAAAAAAATCATACGGAACCAGACGATATCAACGAAATTGGCAATGATGATTTCGTATTCTTTTCTCTTGAACCTGGAGAAGGGGGGAAGAAAAACAGAAGTAGATTTGGTAAGTATATATATACTGTTGATTTTGACAACCCAGTATTTACACAGATCGCATGGGGGAGTTTACAGGATCAAATTCTGAATCAGACTGGTAATGTCAGAACGCATATCAAGGGGTTGAGTGAAGAAGCTTATAATTACCTATCGGAGCGAAATATAGAAAATAAAGAAACGATGTTCATAGGAAAAGATATAAAAACAGGATTAGTAATGTCTCTTATAAAACTATTCCGAAATATACCAGATGATGATAAAGAGAAATTACTTTCTATTAACACCGTAGATGGAATGAATAAATTAATCAACGGAATTTTTAGACCAGAAATAAAAGTGCCTCGGCATTTTTTTTCTAAAGATGTAGGTGTCTATTTTACTGATGTAAAGGGGTTGAAATTGACATCTTCCGATTTTGATAACAAGCATCAAATGTTAAGTGCAATAAAAGAATGTGCGGATGCTTTCTTTTTCGCATCTTCACGGTTAAAAGAGGATGAAGAATTAATTATTGAGGCAATGCCTGATAATTTAAAAATATTAGGACATGTACCTGAAAAAGTAAAAAATGAAAGAGCGCTTGCATTGAAATTAGTTTCAACAAATGGCCTCGCCCTTTCTTATCTTCCTGATAACTTTAAAGACGATCTTGAAATAGTTCAACAGGCAGTCAAAAATAACTCCGATGCATTACAATTTTCCTCGACCAGACTAAAAAACGACCGCTCCGTTGTTTTATTAGCTATGCAACATGATGAACAATCACTAAAATATGCTTCTGAGCAATATCGAGATGATGAGACATTGGTTTTTCCGCTCATCAGAAAAGACGGATTGTTTTTACAATATGTTTCAGATAGATTAAAAAATGATAAGTCTCTCGTTTGCAGTGCGATTAATAATAATATTTATGCCATAAAATATGCATCAGAGGAATTACGTAATAGTGATATTATGCGTAATGCTATTAAAAATGATAGTGCTCTTTTAGAGTTTGCCTCAAAAAGATTAAGAGATGAAGAAAGTCTTATTCAAGAAGCTATTCAAAAAGATAGCGATGCTTTGATGTATGCTTCAGATAGGATAAAAAATAATGAGGAAATTGTTTTACAAGCTATTCAAAAGAAAGGTCAAGCATTAGAATATGCCTCTGATAGTCTTAGAAATAACATGAGGATTGTTTCGACAGCTGTAATACAAAATGGTCTGGCCTTAAAGTTTGCATCAACAGAGCTAAGAGATAACGAAGACATAGTTATGTTGGCAATAAAAAATGATGATAGGGCATTACGCTATGCTTCAGATAGAATTAAAACGAAGATTATGTCAATGAAAGCACACCTTGATTAG
- the yefM gene encoding YoeB-YefM toxin-antitoxin system antitoxin YefM: MRTISYSEARQNLSSTMLRAVEDNAPILITRQNGEACVLMSLEEYNSLEETAYLLRSPTNARRLMDSIDSLKSGRGTEKDIIE; the protein is encoded by the coding sequence ATGCGTACCATCAGCTATAGCGAAGCACGCCAGAATTTATCTTCAACGATGCTGAGAGCTGTTGAAGATAACGCCCCAATTCTGATCACTCGTCAGAACGGAGAGGCTTGTGTTCTTATGTCGCTCGAAGAATATAACTCCCTCGAAGAAACTGCGTATCTTCTGCGATCCCCTACTAACGCCCGGAGGTTGATGGATTCAATCGATAGTCTAAAATCAGGAAGAGGCACGGAAAAGGATATCATTGAGTGA
- the yoeB gene encoding type II toxin-antitoxin system mRNA interferase toxin YoeB produces the protein MKLTWSEEAWDDYLYWQETDKRMVKKINELIKDTRRTPFEGKGKPEPLKHNLSGFWSRRITEEHRLVYAVTDDSMLIAACRYHY, from the coding sequence GTGAAACTAACCTGGTCTGAGGAAGCGTGGGACGATTATCTGTATTGGCAGGAGACGGATAAGCGCATGGTTAAAAAGATCAATGAACTAATCAAGGACACCCGTAGAACTCCGTTTGAAGGTAAAGGAAAACCAGAGCCCTTAAAGCATAATCTCTCGGGCTTTTGGTCCCGACGAATTACAGAAGAGCACCGGCTGGTATATGCAGTCACTGACGATTCAATGCTAATTGCGGCATGCCGTTACCACTATTGA
- the gspM gene encoding type II secretion system protein GspM, with the protein MLRDKIIHCFQQWCEPLLSRGEHWLTQHLSGRSPREKGMLLAAVVFLFCAGYYALIWQPLNQRVEQNETILQQFLAMNTQLKSAVPDIVAARKSGITTPVQVSRVISDCASEHSVVIMRIAERGENIQVWIDPVVFNDLLSWLNVLNEKYALRVKQIDVSAGEKPGMVNVQRLEFGRG; encoded by the coding sequence ATGTTACGCGATAAAATTATTCACTGTTTTCAGCAATGGTGTGAGCCCCTGTTAAGTCGTGGTGAACACTGGCTCACACAACACCTGTCGGGGCGTTCGCCGCGAGAAAAGGGCATGTTACTGGCCGCGGTGGTGTTCCTGTTTTGCGCGGGCTATTACGCACTTATTTGGCAACCGCTTAATCAACGGGTTGAGCAAAATGAGACAATATTGCAGCAGTTTTTGGCGATGAACACCCAGTTGAAGAGTGCCGTGCCAGATATTGTTGCAGCACGCAAATCTGGCATAACAACGCCTGTGCAGGTATCGCGGGTAATCAGTGACTGTGCTTCCGAGCATTCTGTTGTAATCATGCGAATAGCTGAGCGCGGGGAGAATATTCAGGTCTGGATTGATCCTGTGGTTTTTAATGATCTGCTAAGTTGGTTAAACGTGCTGAACGAAAAGTATGCGTTGCGGGTTAAGCAAATTGATGTCAGTGCAGGCGAAAAGCCGGGAATGGTGAATGTGCAACGGCTGGAATTTGGACGAGGGTAG
- the gspL gene encoding type II secretion system protein GspL, with translation MSSVFEIFFPFCASDPIRWQRRTTDAEHGVWPDVADERLLQWLQTDTIRLYIPGEWISIWQVELPDVARKKVLTILPALLEEDLNQDIDELHFAPLKIDQQLATVAVIHQQHMRNIVPWMQANGITRATVAPDWMSIPCGYMVGDAQRVICRIDECRGWSAGRALAPVMLRAQINEQESPLTLTVGGIEPEELSTWAGANAERLTVAVLPAITTYGEPEGNLLIGPWLPRVSYRKQWARWRGMILPVLLLLVALAVERGVTLWSASGQVAQSRAQVEKQFLTLFPEQKRIVNLRSQVSMALKKYRPQVDDTDLLEELSAIASTLKSASLSDIEIRGFTFDQKRQTLHLQLRAANFASFDKLRTILAADYSVQQDALQKEGDAISGGVTLRRREHVTR, from the coding sequence GTGAGTTCCGTTTTTGAGATTTTTTTCCCGTTTTGCGCCTCTGATCCTATTCGCTGGCAACGCCGTACAACCGACGCGGAACACGGCGTCTGGCCTGACGTCGCCGATGAACGTCTCCTGCAATGGCTGCAAACAGATACGATTCGACTCTACATTCCCGGCGAATGGATCAGCATCTGGCAGGTTGAACTGCCTGATGTCGCCCGCAAGAAGGTACTAACTATTCTGCCCGCATTACTTGAAGAAGATCTGAACCAGGATATTGACGAGCTGCATTTTGCGCCGTTAAAAATTGACCAGCAACTGGCAACTGTGGCGGTGATTCACCAGCAGCATATGCGCAATATTGTGCCGTGGATGCAGGCAAACGGCATCACCCGTGCCACCGTCGCACCGGACTGGATGTCCATTCCTTGTGGATATATGGTTGGCGATGCGCAAAGGGTTATCTGCCGAATTGATGAATGCCGTGGATGGAGCGCCGGGCGGGCGCTGGCCCCGGTAATGCTTCGCGCTCAGATCAATGAGCAAGAGTCACCGCTTACGCTGACCGTGGGCGGGATCGAGCCGGAAGAGTTATCCACATGGGCTGGTGCAAACGCCGAACGACTGACAGTTGCGGTTCTGCCAGCCATTACCACATATGGAGAGCCTGAAGGGAACCTACTGATCGGACCGTGGCTACCTCGCGTCAGTTACCGAAAACAGTGGGCGCGCTGGCGGGGGATGATTCTGCCGGTATTGCTGCTCCTGGTTGCGCTGGCAGTGGAACGAGGCGTGACATTATGGAGCGCCAGCGGACAGGTGGCGCAAAGTCGCGCGCAGGTCGAGAAACAATTCTTAACGCTGTTCCCTGAACAGAAGCGGATTGTAAATCTGCGCTCCCAGGTCTCGATGGCGCTGAAAAAATATCGCCCGCAGGTCGATGATACCGATCTGCTCGAAGAATTGTCTGCGATCGCCAGTACCCTGAAGTCGGCATCACTTTCCGACATTGAAATACGGGGGTTCACCTTTGATCAAAAACGCCAGACGCTTCACCTCCAGCTACGGGCCGCTAACTTTGCCAGCTTTGACAAACTACGAACCATACTGGCGGCAGATTATTCTGTGCAACAGGACGCGTTACAGAAAGAGGGGGATGCGATTTCCGGTGGTGTAACGTTGCGGAGGAGAGAACATGTTACGCGATAA
- the gspK gene encoding type II secretion system minor pseudopilin GspK, producing MIISPPKRGMALVVVLVLLAVIMLVTITLSGGMQHQLGRTRSQQEYQQALWYSASAESLALSALSLSLKNEKRVHLSQPWAAGPRFFPLPQGQIAVTLRDAQACFNLNALAHPTKTSRPLAVQQLIALISRLEVPAYRAELIAESLWEFIDEDSSVQTRLGREDSEYLARPVPFYAANQPLADISEMRVVQGMDAGLYQKLKPLVCALPMNSQQININTLDVAQSVIIEALFDPWLNSAQARALLQQRPGKGWEDVDQFLAHPLLVDVDERTKKQLKTVLSVGSNYFWLHSDITVNEIELTMKSLIVRMGPQHFSVLWHQTGESE from the coding sequence ATGATCATCTCACCACCAAAACGCGGAATGGCACTGGTCGTGGTGCTGGTATTGCTGGCGGTCATAATGCTGGTAACCATCACACTTTCCGGGGGGATGCAGCATCAACTGGGGAGAACGCGCAGCCAGCAGGAGTACCAGCAGGCGCTGTGGTATAGCGCCAGTGCAGAAAGCCTGGCCCTGAGCGCACTCAGTCTGAGCCTGAAAAATGAAAAACGTGTGCATCTGTCGCAGCCGTGGGCCGCCGGCCCCCGTTTTTTCCCACTACCGCAGGGGCAAATTGCCGTCACCCTGCGCGACGCGCAGGCCTGCTTTAACCTGAATGCACTTGCTCACCCGACGAAGACGTCGCGTCCGCTCGCGGTACAACAACTGATTGCCCTGATCTCGCGCCTTGAGGTGCCTGCTTATCGGGCCGAACTGATTGCAGAAAGCCTGTGGGAATTTATTGACGAAGACAGCAGCGTGCAAACGCGTCTGGGCCGTGAAGACAGTGAATATCTCGCTCGCCCGGTACCTTTTTACGCCGCTAATCAGCCGCTGGCTGATATCAGCGAGATGCGTGTCGTGCAGGGAATGGACGCCGGGCTCTATCAAAAACTCAAACCGCTGGTCTGTGCGTTGCCGATGAACAGCCAGCAAATAAACATCAACACCTTAGACGTCGCGCAAAGTGTGATTATTGAGGCACTGTTCGACCCGTGGTTAAACTCCGCCCAGGCGCGGGCATTATTACAACAACGTCCGGGGAAAGGTTGGGAAGATGTCGATCAGTTTCTCGCGCATCCGCTACTTGTTGACGTCGATGAGCGTACGAAAAAACAGCTAAAAACCGTCCTGAGCGTGGGCAGTAATTACTTCTGGCTGCATTCAGATATCACCGTGAATGAGATTGAACTGACGATGAAATCACTAATTGTCCGCATGGGTCCACAACACTTTTCGGTGCTCTGGCATCAGACAGGAGAAAGTGAGTGA
- the gspJ gene encoding type II secretion system minor pseudopilin GspJ — MRRICSGFTLLEMLVAIAIFASLALMAQQVTNGVTRVNSAVAEHDQKLNLMQQTMSFLTHDLTQMMPRPVRGDQGQREPALLVGNGVLASESEGIRFVRSGVVNPLMHLPRSNLLTVGYRIHDGYLERLSWPVVDAAGSVKPTKQKLIPADSLRLQFYDGTRWQKSGASQQALPVAVRMTLHSPQWGDIERVWLLRGPQL; from the coding sequence GTGAGAAGGATTTGCTCTGGTTTTACGTTACTGGAAATGCTGGTTGCAATCGCTATTTTTGCTTCGCTGGCGCTGATGGCGCAGCAGGTAACAAACGGCGTCACACGCGTGAATAGTGCTGTCGCTGAACACGATCAAAAACTAAACCTCATGCAGCAAACGATGAGTTTTCTGACTCACGATCTGACCCAAATGATGCCGCGCCCGGTAAGAGGCGATCAGGGGCAGCGGGAACCGGCGTTACTTGTCGGAAATGGCGTCCTGGCGTCCGAAAGTGAAGGGATACGTTTTGTGCGTAGTGGCGTGGTCAATCCGTTGATGCACCTGCCGCGCAGTAATCTGCTCACTGTCGGTTACCGCATTCATGACGGTTACCTCGAACGGTTGTCCTGGCCGGTGGTCGATGCGGCAGGAAGCGTGAAGCCGACAAAGCAAAAATTAATCCCAGCGGATTCGCTCCGTTTGCAGTTCTACGATGGCACGCGCTGGCAGAAGAGCGGGGCATCACAGCAGGCGCTCCCTGTGGCGGTACGCATGACCCTGCATTCACCGCAATGGGGCGATATTGAACGCGTCTGGTTGTTACGCGGGCCGCAATTATGA
- the gspI gene encoding type II secretion system minor pseudopilin GspI: MKRGFTLLEVMIALAIFALAATAVLQIASGALSNQQILEEKTVAGWVAENQTALFYLMNREQRAVRHQGESEMAGNRWYWRTIPLNTGNALLQAVDIEVSRHEDFSQIIQSRRAWFSATGGPQ, from the coding sequence ATGAAGCGCGGTTTTACCTTGCTGGAAGTGATGATCGCGCTGGCGATTTTTGCGCTGGCTGCTACGGCGGTGTTACAGATTGCCAGCGGTGCGCTGAGTAATCAGCAAATTCTTGAGGAGAAAACGGTAGCTGGCTGGGTAGCCGAAAATCAGACCGCACTGTTCTACCTGATGAACCGCGAGCAGCGGGCTGTCAGGCATCAGGGCGAGAGTGAAATGGCAGGAAACCGCTGGTACTGGCGAACGATCCCACTGAATACAGGCAATGCGCTGCTCCAGGCGGTGGATATTGAAGTCAGTCGTCACGAAGACTTTTCGCAGATCATACAGTCACGACGTGCCTGGTTTAGCGCCACCGGAGGCCCGCAGTGA
- the gspH gene encoding type II secretion system minor pseudopilin GspH, with protein MPGRGFTLLEIMLVIFLIGLASAGVVQTFATDSESPAKKAAQDFLTRFAQFKDKAVIEGQTLGVLIDPPGYQFMQRRQGQWLPVSATRLSAQVTVPKQVQMLLQHGSDIWHKEYALELQRRRLTLHDIELELQKEAKKKTPQIHFSPFEPTTPFTLRFYSAAQNACWAVKLAHDGALSLSQCDERMP; from the coding sequence GTGCCTGGACGCGGATTCACTCTTCTGGAAATCATGCTGGTGATTTTCCTGATCGGCCTTGCCAGTGCAGGCGTGGTACAGACTTTTGCGACCGATTCTGAATCGCCTGCGAAAAAAGCGGCGCAGGATTTTCTGACTCGCTTTGCGCAGTTTAAGGACAAGGCAGTGATCGAAGGGCAAACACTCGGTGTGCTAATCGACCCGCCCGGCTACCAGTTTATGCAGCGTCGCCAGGGGCAGTGGTTGCCCGTATCTGCGACCCGATTATCGGCACAGGTTACGGTGCCGAAGCAGGTGCAGATGCTGTTACAACACGGAAGTGATATCTGGCATAAGGAGTATGCGCTGGAGCTGCAACGTCGCCGCCTTACACTGCACGATATTGAACTGGAGCTACAAAAAGAGGCGAAAAAGAAGACGCCGCAAATCCATTTCTCACCTTTTGAACCCACCACGCCGTTTACGCTGCGTTTTTACTCTGCGGCGCAAAACGCATGTTGGGCGGTAAAACTGGCGCACGATGGCGCGTTATCTCTCAGTCAATGTGATGAGAGGATGCCATGA
- the gspG gene encoding type II secretion system major pseudopilin GspG yields MNSLSLTQKTRAGFTLLEVMVVIVILGVLASLVVPNLLGNKEKAERQKVISDIVALENALDMYRLDNGRYPTTEQGLEALIRQPANMADSRNYRTGGYIKRLPKDPWGNDYQYLSPGEKGMFDVYTLGADGQENGEGAAADIGNWNLQEFQ; encoded by the coding sequence ATGAATTCGTTATCCCTCACGCAAAAAACACGTGCAGGCTTTACCCTACTGGAAGTGATGGTGGTGATTGTTATTCTTGGCGTTCTGGCAAGCCTTGTCGTGCCTAACTTATTGGGTAACAAAGAGAAAGCGGAACGGCAGAAAGTCATTAGCGATATCGTAGCGCTGGAAAATGCACTGGATATGTACCGACTGGATAACGGGCGTTATCCGACTACTGAACAGGGACTTGAGGCGTTGATCCGGCAACCGGCCAATATGGCTGATTCCCGCAATTATCGTACCGGTGGGTACATCAAGCGACTGCCAAAAGATCCGTGGGGCAATGATTATCAGTATCTCAGTCCGGGTGAAAAAGGGATGTTTGATGTTTACACCTTAGGGGCGGATGGTCAGGAAAACGGAGAAGGGGCTGCCGCAGATATCGGTAACTGGAATTTACAGGAGTTTCAGTAA